One window of the Trifolium pratense cultivar HEN17-A07 linkage group LG2, ARS_RC_1.1, whole genome shotgun sequence genome contains the following:
- the LOC123905933 gene encoding putative pentatricopeptide repeat-containing protein At1g12700, mitochondrial: protein MLSMSFSLSRLVLLRSHVTTSTFLHSRFNHNNIDAGNNAVSSFHYMLSMNPTPSIVQFCKILTSLVKMKHYPTAISLSNQLQFNGIMPNVVTFNILINCYCHVGHMTFAFSILAKILKLGYQPDVITLNTLIKGLCFNDKVKEALHFHDHVLAHGFHLDQVSYGTLINGLCKIGETRAALQVLRRIEGKLVKPDVVIYSTIIDSLCKDKLLIDAKDLYSEMIVKGISPDVITYTSLIYGFCIVGQLKEAIGLLNEMFVFRKLNGDVYIFSILLDALCKEGNVKEAKNVLAVMVKQGIKPNVVTYTSFLDGYCLVNEVNKAKVIFNTMVQRGVIPNVCCYNVMINGLCKIKMMDEAMNLFQEMQNKKIIPDRVTYSSLIDGLCKSGRISHAWELLDEMQDRGQPANVITYNSLLHALCKNCHVDKAIALVKKIKDKGIQPDMRTYNILMDGLCKQGRFLDAQVIFHDLLIKGYNVNVWTYTIMINGLCLEGLFDEAIVLMSKMEDNGCIPNAITYETIIYALFEKDENDKAEKLLCEMIARGLL from the coding sequence ATGTTGTCCATGTCGTTCTCACTCTCAAGGTTAGTTTTACTTCGTTCTCATGTCACAACTTCCACTTTCCTTCATTCTCGATTCAATCACAATAATATTGATGCTGGTAATAATGCTGTTTCTTCATTCCATTACATGCTCAGTATGAATCCAACCCCATCCATTGTACAATTTTGCAAGATTTTAACTTCCCTTGTTAAGATGAAACATTACCCCACTGCTATTTCACTTTCTAACCAATTACAATTCAATGGAATTATGCCTAATGTTGTTACTTTCAATATATTGATCAATTGTTACTGCCACGTCGGTCATATGACTTTTGCCTTTTCTATATTGGCTAAGATTCTCAAGTTGGGTTATCAGCCTGATGTCATAACCTTAAATACTCTTATCAAAGGTCTGTGTTTCAACGATAAGGTGAAAGAAGCTCTGCATTTTCACGACCATGTGCTTGCACATGGATTTCACCTCGATCAAGTTAGCTACGGGACCTTGATCAATGGACTCTGTAAAATTGGAGAAACAAGGGCTGCCTTGCAAGTTCTAAGACGAATCGAAGGGAAATTGGTCAAACCTGATGTGGTAATATACAGCACAATTATTGATAGTTTGTGTAAAGATAAGCTTTTAATAGATGCTAAGGATTTATATTCTGAAATGATTGTAAAGGGCATTTCTCCTGATGTTATTACTTACACTTCTCTGATATATGGATTTTGCATAGTTGGTCAATTAAAAGAAGCAATTGGACTTTTAAATGAAATGTTTGTATTCAGAAAACTCAATGGAGATGTTTATATCTTTAGTATATTGCTCGATGCTTTATGCAAGGAAGGAAATGTCAAAGAAGCTAAAAATGTGTTAGCTGTTATGGTGAAACAAGGTATCAAACCAAATGTTGTTACTTATACTTCATTTCTAGATGGGTATTGCCTAGTTAATGAAGTCAACAAGGCCAAAGTTATATTCAACACCATGGTTCAAAGAGGAGTGATTCCTAATGTTTGTTGCTATAATGTCATGATTAATGGGTTGTGTAAGATTAAAATGATGGATGAAGCCATGAATCTATTTCAAGAAATGCAAAACAAGAAGATTATTCCTGATAGAGTAACTTACAGTTctcttattgatggtttgtgcaaATCAGGGAGAATCTCTCATGCTTGGGAGCTTCTTGATGAGATGCAAGATAGGGGTCAACCTGCCAATGTAATCACTTACAATTCTTTATTACATGCTTTATGTAAAAACTGTCATGTTGATAAGGCAATTGCATTGGTCaagaaaattaaagacaaaGGCATTCAACCAGATATGCGCACATACAATATACTCATGGATGGACTTTGCAAACAAGGGAGATTTCTGGACGCACAAGTGATTTTTCATGATCTTTTGATTAAAGGCTACAATGTAAATGTTTGGACATATACTATTATGATCAATGGTCTTTGTTTAGAGGGCTTATTTGATGAAGCTATCGTCTTGATGTCAAAAATGGAAGACAATGGTTGTATTCCTAATGCTATAACTTATGAAACCATTATTTATGCTCTCTTTGAGAAGGATGAGAATGATAAAGCAGAGAAACTTCTATGTGAAATGATTGCTAGAGGTTTATTGTAA